In Vibrio gallicus, a single window of DNA contains:
- a CDS encoding glycoside hydrolase family 2 protein, whose protein sequence is MSCISLDGTWQLLSPQHPELKVPIVMPGDNHWALYQAKLIPDPYYATNESQVQWVGESDWYIERQFLISDTDLAHEVLQLTLSRVDTFAQIWVNQRLVLNCGNMFRQYQVDIKPYLRQGNNHIQIRFSRADVVGQQLATQQPFYIPWAKGNNQIPYMNLVRKVQCHSGWDWGICLMVSGIYDSIKIEPISQSHLGQIRTSQQWQDDGSVLFCVEVEYRCQHPCQLQVAFDQHNKVQQVSSSGNGHFSFQIEAPKLWWPVGYGAAYLYDLTITLGNNQLSKRIGLRQLQLNTKADALGSAMEFQINGFPISAKGANWIPVDAMPSLATSTRYRALLQSAVDANMNMIRVWGGGQYECDEFYQLCDELGIMVWQDMMFACALYPSNPGFVDEVEHELRYQIRRLRDHACVALWCGDNEVIGALNWYDESKANRDRYVVNYDRLSRTLAQIVMQEDPSRVFWPSSPCNGDLDYGDAWHDDSKGDMHFWDVWHSNASFDAYLGIKPRFCSEFGFQSWPSFAEIKRFVPEQDWNITSPTFESHQKNSRGNSIITEMFTRYFRFPNGFEQMLYLSQVQQAIAIKTGCEYWRAMSPVCRGLLYWQLNDNWPVSSWSSLEYSGRWKQLHYHAKRFFSPTYGAFLDTENSLKVQLINDSRNTGVVTGVATYFDYHGEELNGWEFAIEVDADSNNCALDIDKRSLTHIGFIHLQVQAFGQRIENTWFASTKFKQLPIQDTQLKWQIVNNQIVITADKPAFFVHLECDGNGRFSDSSFTLIGKKTVSYSGELEELASLRIYHLAASYVAQ, encoded by the coding sequence ATGTCCTGCATAAGCTTAGATGGTACTTGGCAACTGCTCTCACCTCAGCACCCGGAGCTGAAAGTTCCAATTGTTATGCCCGGAGATAATCACTGGGCACTGTATCAAGCCAAGCTTATACCTGATCCTTATTACGCAACCAATGAGTCACAAGTACAGTGGGTTGGTGAGAGTGACTGGTATATCGAACGCCAATTTCTGATAAGCGATACCGATCTAGCCCATGAGGTATTGCAACTCACATTGAGCCGGGTAGATACCTTTGCCCAGATATGGGTTAACCAGCGATTGGTGCTTAATTGCGGCAATATGTTTCGTCAGTATCAAGTGGATATTAAGCCGTATCTGCGCCAAGGGAATAACCATATTCAGATCCGGTTTTCACGCGCAGATGTAGTGGGGCAACAATTGGCCACGCAGCAGCCGTTTTATATTCCATGGGCGAAGGGCAATAATCAAATTCCGTATATGAACCTAGTGCGCAAAGTGCAGTGTCATTCGGGTTGGGATTGGGGCATTTGCCTGATGGTTAGCGGTATCTATGACAGCATAAAGATAGAGCCTATTTCGCAATCTCATTTAGGGCAAATTAGAACCTCTCAACAGTGGCAAGATGATGGTTCGGTGTTATTTTGTGTTGAAGTAGAGTATCGCTGCCAGCACCCCTGCCAGCTACAGGTCGCTTTTGATCAACACAATAAAGTGCAGCAGGTTTCGAGTTCGGGAAATGGGCATTTTAGTTTTCAGATTGAAGCGCCAAAGCTGTGGTGGCCGGTTGGGTATGGCGCAGCCTATCTATACGATCTTACTATCACCTTGGGTAACAATCAGCTATCAAAGCGCATTGGATTGAGACAATTGCAGCTCAATACAAAGGCAGATGCGCTGGGCTCGGCGATGGAGTTTCAGATAAATGGTTTTCCTATCTCTGCCAAAGGTGCCAATTGGATACCGGTAGATGCTATGCCATCACTTGCCACCTCGACACGATATCGCGCTTTATTACAGAGTGCGGTCGATGCCAATATGAATATGATTCGGGTGTGGGGAGGTGGGCAGTATGAGTGCGATGAGTTTTATCAGCTGTGTGATGAGCTTGGGATCATGGTGTGGCAAGATATGATGTTTGCATGCGCACTGTATCCATCTAATCCAGGGTTCGTCGATGAGGTTGAACATGAGCTGCGCTATCAAATTCGTCGCTTGCGAGATCATGCCTGTGTTGCATTATGGTGTGGTGACAATGAGGTGATTGGCGCGCTGAATTGGTATGACGAATCTAAGGCCAACCGTGACAGATATGTGGTTAACTATGACCGTTTGAGCCGCACCCTTGCTCAGATTGTGATGCAAGAAGATCCTAGCCGGGTGTTTTGGCCAAGCTCACCGTGTAACGGTGATTTAGATTATGGGGATGCCTGGCACGATGATAGCAAGGGTGACATGCACTTTTGGGATGTATGGCATTCGAATGCCTCATTTGATGCGTATCTAGGTATCAAACCGCGATTTTGTTCGGAGTTTGGTTTTCAGTCATGGCCTTCATTTGCTGAGATAAAGCGCTTTGTTCCTGAGCAAGACTGGAATATTACCTCGCCAACCTTTGAATCTCACCAGAAAAACAGCCGTGGCAATAGCATTATTACCGAGATGTTCACCCGCTACTTTCGCTTTCCTAACGGCTTTGAACAGATGCTGTATCTGAGTCAAGTTCAGCAAGCAATAGCCATTAAAACCGGTTGTGAATACTGGCGGGCGATGAGCCCTGTATGTCGCGGGCTTCTCTATTGGCAACTTAATGATAATTGGCCGGTAAGTTCGTGGTCGAGTCTCGAATACAGTGGTCGTTGGAAGCAGCTCCATTATCACGCTAAGCGATTCTTCAGTCCTACTTATGGGGCATTTTTAGATACAGAGAATAGCCTGAAAGTGCAGCTTATTAATGACAGTCGAAATACGGGTGTAGTGACAGGCGTTGCCACGTATTTTGACTACCATGGTGAGGAGTTAAATGGCTGGGAGTTTGCCATTGAGGTGGATGCCGATAGTAACAACTGTGCACTAGATATAGATAAACGCAGCCTTACGCATATTGGCTTTATACATTTACAGGTGCAGGCATTTGGACAACGCATTGAAAATACTTGGTTCGCATCGACGAAGTTTAAACAGCTTCCAATACAGGATACCCAGCTTAAGTGGCAGATAGTGAATAATCAGATTGTTATAACCGCAGACAAACCGGCATTTTTTGTGCATTTAGAATGTGATGGTAATGGGCGCTTTAGTGACTCGAGTTTTACTTTGATAGGGAAGAAAACCGTTTCCTATAGTGGAGAGTTAGAGGAGTTAGCCAGCCTTAGGATCTATCACTTGGCGGCAAGTTATGTCGCACAGTAG
- a CDS encoding isoamylase early set domain-containing protein, translating into MLKKRFFKTKDEVEVTFEWPKSDEQSISIAGDFTDWQPVAMKYSKAKKAFNFKTRFPKEEQFQFRYLINGEVWENDPKADGYAPNSLGSDNSVLSTSNA; encoded by the coding sequence GTGCTGAAAAAACGATTTTTCAAAACAAAAGATGAAGTTGAAGTAACCTTTGAATGGCCGAAGAGTGACGAGCAGTCAATATCGATTGCAGGTGACTTTACCGATTGGCAACCCGTTGCCATGAAATACAGCAAAGCCAAAAAAGCATTTAACTTTAAAACCCGCTTCCCTAAAGAAGAACAGTTTCAATTCCGTTATCTGATTAACGGTGAAGTGTGGGAAAACGACCCTAAAGCTGATGGTTATGCTCCAAATAGCTTGGGTAGTGACAATAGCGTGCTATCTACCAGCAACGCCTAG
- a CDS encoding cation transporter, with translation MNKDSFGICLSRTMLKGNEHTTFTHVRAYQASDSEIGPKVLLAIPQMSGKELLDTMQHSCNLIWRASYFCRAEHE, from the coding sequence ATGAATAAAGACTCATTTGGCATCTGCTTAAGTCGTACGATGTTAAAAGGAAATGAGCACACAACATTTACCCATGTTCGAGCTTATCAAGCTAGCGATTCAGAGATAGGCCCTAAGGTGTTACTTGCCATCCCTCAAATGTCAGGGAAAGAATTACTCGATACCATGCAACACTCTTGTAATCTTATATGGCGAGCGTCTTATTTCTGCAGAGCAGAGCATGAATAA